CTGCAGGACGAGTTCAAGCAGCTGCTGGTGCGCACCTACGCGGGCGCGCTCTCTGAGGTGTCCAACCTGCGCATCGCCGTCAAGCCGTTTCGCGCCGCCGAGGGCGACAAGGACGTGCTGGTACGCACCGAGGTGCGCGGCCGGGGCGACCCCATCGAGCTGGACTACCGCCTGGCGCAGAAGGCGGGCGAGGACTGGAAGATCTACAACATCAACATCATGGGCGTATGGCTGGTGGAAACCTACCGCAGCCAGTTCGCCGCCGAGATCAACGCCCGCGGCGTGGACGGCCTGATCGAGGCGCTGGTGGCGCGCAACCAGGCCAACGCGCCCGCGCGCTAGCGGTGCTGCGCCATGCTGGTGCTGCCTTCCACGCTCACCCACGCCAAGGCGGGCGCCTGCCTGCAGCTGCTGCTGCAGGGCCTCAAGGCCGAACAGGGCAGCCAGGTGCTGGTCGATTGCGCGGCGCTGTCGGTCTTTGACAGCTCCGCCCTTGCCGTGCTGCTCGAATGCCGGCGCGCCGCGCTGTACGACGGCAAGCAGCTGGCCACCCGGGCGATGCCCCAGCCCCTGCTCGATCTGGCGGGCCTGTACGGCGTGCAGGAACTGCTGGCGCCAGCCGCCGCCTGAGGCGCGCTCCCGGGGCGGCGCCGAAAGGCAGGGGCAGGACAGGGAAGACGGCGCCGACTAGAATGCCCGGTTCCCTATGGCCGCCGTTACCTTTCAGTCCGTCTCCAAGACCTTTTCCACGCCGCATGGGCCGTTTCACGCCCTGTCGGGGGTGAGTTTCGAGATCCAGGAGGGCGAATTCTTCGGCCTGCTGGGCCCCAACGGCGCGGGCAAGACCACCCTGATCAGCATCCTCGCGGGGCTGGCGCGCGCCAGCAGCGGCAAGGTCAGCGTCATGGGGCATGACGTGCACGGCGACTACGCCGCCGCCCGCCAGCTGCTGGGCGTGGTGCCGCAGGAGCTGGTCTACGACCCCTTCTTCAGCGTGCGCGAGACGCTGCGCCTGCAGTCGGGCTACTTCGGCCTCAGGCGCAACGACGCCTGGATCGACGAGCTGCTGGAGCACCTGGGCCTGGCCGACAAGGCGGACGCCAACATGCGCCAGCTCTCGGGCGGCATGAAGCGGCGCGTGCTGGTGGCGCAGGCGCTGGTGCACAAGCCGCCGGTCATCGTGCTGGACGAACCCACTGCCGGCGTGGACGTGGAACTGCGCCAGACCCTGTGGCAGTTCGTCGCGCAACTCAACAGGCAGGGCCATGCGGTGCTGCTCACCACCCACTATCTGGAAGAGGCCGAGGCGCTGTGCACGCGCCTTGCCATGCTCAAGCACGGGCACGTGGTGGCGCTGGCCAATACGTCGGAGCTGCTGTCCCAGGCCTCCACCAGCGTGCTGCGCTTCAAGACCGACGACGCGCTGCCGCCCGCGCTGGCGCAGCTCGCGCGCGTGACGGGCCGGGTGGCGCAGCTGCCGGCCGGCAGCGCGCAGGAGATCGAGCAGCACCTGGGCGTGCTGCGCGGCGCCGGCGTGCGCGTGGAGGACGTGGAAATCCGCAAGCCCGACCTGGAGGACGTCTTCATCCATGTCATGGAATCGGCCCAGGACGAAGCGGCGCAGGAGGGCGCATGAGCGGCTGGCCCACGCTGTTCAGGAAGGAGCTGCTGCGCTTTTGGAAGGTGGCCTTCCAGACCGTGGTGGCGCCGGTGGTCACCTCCATGCTCTACCTGCTGATCTTCGGCCACGTGCTGGAAGACCGGCTGCAGGTGTACGGGCAGCTCAGCTACACCGCCTTCCTCGTGCCGGGGCTGGTGATGATGAGCATCCTGCAGAACTCGTTCGCCAACAGCGCCTCCAGCCTGGTGCAGAGCAAGATCATGGGCAACCTGGTGTTCATCCAGCTCACGCCGCTGTCGCACTGGGCGTGGTTCACCGCCTACGTGGGCTCGTCCGTGGTGCGCGGGCTGGTGGTGGGGCTGGGCGTGTTCGTCGTCACGCTGTTCTATGCCCAGCCGGGCTTCGTCCAGCCGCTGTGGAGCCTGGCGTTTGCCGTGCTGGGCGCGGGCCTGCTGGGCGCGCTGGGGGTCATCGCGGGCCTGTGGGCCGACAAGTTCGACCACATGGCCACCTTCCAGAACTTCGTCATCGTGCCCATGACCTTTCTTTCGGGCGTGTTCTATTCGATAGACACCCTGCCGCCCTTCTGGCAGGGCGTGAGCCAGCTCAACCCCTTCTTCTACATGGTCGACGGCTTTCGCTACGGCTTCTTCGGCATGAGCGACATCTCCCCCTGGGTGAGCCTGGCCGTGGTGGGCCTGGCCTGGGTGCTGGTGAGCGCGCTGACGCTGCGCCTGCTGGCCGTCGGCTACAAGATCCGCAACTGATTTTTCTGTTTTCCGCAAAGGTGTGCCCATGACCGCTGACGACATCCGGCAACTCATCGCCGAGCACCTGGCCTGCGAGCACCTGCAGGTGGACGGCGACGGACACCACTGGTTTGCGCTGGTGGTCTCCCCCGCGTTCGAGGGCAAGCGCCCCATCCAGCGCCACCAGCTGGTCTATGGCGCGGTGCGCGCGCACATGGACAGCGAGGCGCTGCATGCCCTGTCCATGAAGACCTTCACGCCGGCCGAGTGGGAGCAGGCGCAGCAGCAGGCGGTGTGAGCCATGCTGCCGCCCGGCGCCGCTCTCTTGCTCCTTGCCCCGCCGGGGGAAGGCCGGGATGGGGGCTTGGGGCTTGTCCCACGCAGTGCGCTGATTGCGGTCCGGGCGGCCCCCACCCCAACCCTCCCCCAAAGGGGGAAGGGGAAATTCACATTTTGATAGCTATTGGCGCTTGATGGGCAAGCGTTAGAGCCCGATTTGACTCTTATTCGATGGACAAGCTCCTGATCCGTGGCGGACGCCGGCTCGACGGCCGCGTGACCATCTCCGGCGCCAAGAACGCCGCCTTGCCCCAGATGTGCGCGGCGCTGCTCACGCACGAGCCGGTGCACCTGGTCAACGTCCCGCGCCTGCACGACGTGCGCACCATGCGCCAGTTGCTCGACCACATGGGCGTGGTGAGCACCACGCATGGCGAGCGCGGCGGCATGAGCTTCGCAGCGCCCGACACCCTGCGCCCGGAGGCACCCTACGCGCTGGTCAAGACCATGCGCGCCTCGGTGCTGGCCCTGGGCCCGCTGCTGGCGCGCTTCGGCCGTGCCCGGGTGTCGCTGCCCGGCGGCTGCGCCATCGGCGCGCGGCCGGTGGACCAGCACATCAAGGGCCTGAGCGCCATGGGCGCGCTGATCGAGGTAGAGCACGGCGACATCGTCGCGCGCCTGCCCGAGGGGCAAAAGCGCCTCAGGGGTGCGCGCATCACCACCGACATGATCACCGTCACCGGCACCGAAAACCTGATGATGGCCGCCTGCCTGGCCGAGGGCGAAACCGTGCTGGAAAACGCCGCCCAGGAGCCCGAGGTCAGCGACCTGGCCGAGATGCTCATCGCCATGGGCGCGCGCATCGAAGGCCACGGCAGCAGCAGCATCCGC
The DNA window shown above is from Comamonas sp. NLF-1-9 and carries:
- a CDS encoding phospholipid-binding protein MlaC; protein product: MTVFCFDSLNRRGCLRAAVAAAVLAGHLPWALAATEAPNAMIERLSNEVLDAVGKDAAIKAGDVHKIVALVDRIILPHLDFKRMTAAAVGPGWRRATPEQQQHLQDEFKQLLVRTYAGALSEVSNLRIAVKPFRAAEGDKDVLVRTEVRGRGDPIELDYRLAQKAGEDWKIYNINIMGVWLVETYRSQFAAEINARGVDGLIEALVARNQANAPAR
- a CDS encoding lipid asymmetry maintenance protein MlaB, which translates into the protein MLVLPSTLTHAKAGACLQLLLQGLKAEQGSQVLVDCAALSVFDSSALAVLLECRRAALYDGKQLATRAMPQPLLDLAGLYGVQELLAPAAA
- a CDS encoding ABC transporter ATP-binding protein; translated protein: MAAVTFQSVSKTFSTPHGPFHALSGVSFEIQEGEFFGLLGPNGAGKTTLISILAGLARASSGKVSVMGHDVHGDYAAARQLLGVVPQELVYDPFFSVRETLRLQSGYFGLRRNDAWIDELLEHLGLADKADANMRQLSGGMKRRVLVAQALVHKPPVIVLDEPTAGVDVELRQTLWQFVAQLNRQGHAVLLTTHYLEEAEALCTRLAMLKHGHVVALANTSELLSQASTSVLRFKTDDALPPALAQLARVTGRVAQLPAGSAQEIEQHLGVLRGAGVRVEDVEIRKPDLEDVFIHVMESAQDEAAQEGA
- a CDS encoding ABC transporter permease; amino-acid sequence: MSGWPTLFRKELLRFWKVAFQTVVAPVVTSMLYLLIFGHVLEDRLQVYGQLSYTAFLVPGLVMMSILQNSFANSASSLVQSKIMGNLVFIQLTPLSHWAWFTAYVGSSVVRGLVVGLGVFVVTLFYAQPGFVQPLWSLAFAVLGAGLLGALGVIAGLWADKFDHMATFQNFVIVPMTFLSGVFYSIDTLPPFWQGVSQLNPFFYMVDGFRYGFFGMSDISPWVSLAVVGLAWVLVSALTLRLLAVGYKIRN
- a CDS encoding BolA family protein, with the protein product MTADDIRQLIAEHLACEHLQVDGDGHHWFALVVSPAFEGKRPIQRHQLVYGAVRAHMDSEALHALSMKTFTPAEWEQAQQQAV
- the murA gene encoding UDP-N-acetylglucosamine 1-carboxyvinyltransferase, with the protein product MDKLLIRGGRRLDGRVTISGAKNAALPQMCAALLTHEPVHLVNVPRLHDVRTMRQLLDHMGVVSTTHGERGGMSFAAPDTLRPEAPYALVKTMRASVLALGPLLARFGRARVSLPGGCAIGARPVDQHIKGLSAMGALIEVEHGDIVARLPEGQKRLRGARITTDMITVTGTENLMMAACLAEGETVLENAAQEPEVSDLAEMLIAMGARIEGHGSSSIRIQGVARLAGCTHQVVADRIEAGTFACAVAATGGDVLLEHARLDHMEALADKLRSAGVTLTPGADGLRVQSPGGAALVAQGFRTMEYPGFPTDMQAQFMALNLVAQGSTTVTETIFENRFMHVQELMRLGAEIMVDGRVATVAGGARLTGATVMATDLRASASLVIAGLVAEGETVVDRIYHLDRGYDAMEDKLRQLGADIERIQ